In Oryzias melastigma strain HK-1 linkage group LG14, ASM292280v2, whole genome shotgun sequence, the DNA window TGTTAATAAATCTTGTGCAACCAGAACACTTCTAATGCATCATTATCTATAGAATGTGATGACACACAGAACAATTAACAAAAGTAAATTATGACAACAACATTAATACAAcgaaatttgaattttttctttagaaagatGGGTGGCCTCAGCTTCGTTATATAGTGAGAGACAAAGTGAGTTTGCTCTGGTATGTTTCACAGTTCATAAaccaaaatatatatgtatatatttgtaaaaaaaaaaaaaaaaaaaaagaagtgcaaaaatagaaacactaacttcaatagaaaaataattctatCACTATGAGtcagcaaaagtaaaattaaaaaatgggaTTCAATCCTGCAGCCTCTGCATGGGCAGTCGCCTCACCGGTTAAGTTATAATTTATTGAGTTAGAGCTTATCAACGGCTTTAGCTTCCTTACATAGTGAGAGACAAAGAAACTTGCATTTTTCATGGCCAAAACGCCGGTTTTTCCTGCAGTTTTCCTGGCAATTATTGAAGCTCTTGGCTTGCGGTAGAGAACAGCTGTGCGTCGGCGGGAAAACACGTGCGTCTCTGAGTCCTCTAAAGGCGGTTTTCTGTGCTCCACAGCAGCACTCATCCACAAATATTAGGGCAAGACTGCAACTCTGCATTTATGCATGCCTCATTAAGACTCGTGACTAAATGGAGaactttaattatgttttgaaatattttttttttcaaacacagatTAAAGGTGAACTTGTGCGTCCTACAtgttaaaataagatttaagtGTATAGTGTTAGAgtgtgattttaaatgttttcttgaaatgcattacatttttggttttagaagcaagaaatataaattttataGATTTAAACTGTGATTGCGAGTCGAATAAACTCAGATTGTGTTCATCTGACCCCTTAAGTGGGTAATTATTAATATATCATGAATAGGCAACCCAAAATGATCAGTTAAAATAACCAAGCAAAAAGTTGGTCCCTTTTAAACCCCAGAGTGGGTTAAAAACAACCCAACGTGGGTTATTTCCAAGTGCAggtcaaattaatttgaattatttgaaaCAAATAACTCTCAAAGAGGATGATGGTGGGAGCTGGAACTGCATGTCGGTTCTCTTCCATGTTCTGACAGAATAGTCCAATGTTGACATTGAAATTCATCGCCAATCAACCTAaaaagcatgtctttggactgtgggaggaagctggaatgTCCGATGAAAACCCACGCATACAGAAgaagaacatgctaactccacaTGGACcgggccgggatttgaaccaggacttTCTGACTAACCACTGCGCCAATTGTTGCTGTCTGAAGGGCATTTCGAGTTTCAGATTTATGACACTTGTTTAGTATGggtaaattaactaaaaaaataaggaGCCAGAGCCTGAATGAAGATGGGAGAGGTTCAGAATCCGCATTGTGTGTTGATTTCTAGCTcacaaaactgtctttttttaagaaaaaactacACTTTAATTATACATGACAAATTGCcagtttataaaaacatttccccttttttttttcttgaaatttcTAAATACTTTgctatatttttattcttttgacaCTTAATACTTTCTGTTattatgtcgtttttttccccacaaataataaaaagctttatttctCGCGTTCCTCCACACTCcgacacatacacacactttTTGTCTCGCTCCAACAGTGGCTTCAGAGAACAGTGCGTCCTCAGTGCCAGCACGGCCTGAATGAATGACTGTGTCCTTCGCCCTGCCCAGAGTCACAAATCATGCTGACTGTCgtgagaaaaacaaagctagagACCCAAGATGCAAGCAGAGAAGAACTTCTCTCCAAAACCTAAAGAGAATTGCCTGATTTTATCATTCATATGTTTTGGTTTCCTACATTCAGGtatgtgacacatttttaaattaatataacCCCTGCTGTGCAggtttaactaaaaaaatgcttaaaaacaacaaaaatatgaacttacacacacacatatatatatatatatatatatatatatatatattttataatcacCAAgccaagtttttgttttgttcagcagcTTCCAAAAATGAAACTCAAGACAGGGTagctttactttaaatatttttggccAAGTTAAAGTCAAATAGTAGCAAACTACATTactaagagtaaaaaaaaaaaaagtactaagTAGGTCAATAATCTCAGATTTATGGccaaaaagtgtatttataaattttgaaaaaacgtAATGGATAAGaacatgattttgtttaaactttattgaaacaaGAACTTTCTGATGTGTAGGATAAAAGTAATGTGTAGATGGTGTGCCAATTCTGACAATATTTCAAAtaacttttcttaattttttttatatttagttgtACTGATCACACGTTTGACACTATTATGCATCACAGCTCTTTTGCaaactctaaaaacaacaaactcatTATCTCTGAATGagcttttgtaattttgttatAAATGCATTGATTTGTATTTGTACATAgactgaaaaacacaattttatttctaGCTGATGCTGAATTAAATTAGAACTTTTGGTAACTTTGGTGATATTTTACCACATTTGTGGAATAAATGCCATAAAAGTTACAAATGAGACGAGTAAACAGCTCTTAGGATTACACTAAATTTTCTTAACCACaattaataatatataattgtgaaagttgaatgtttttaaatacaatagttgtcacatatttttgtttaatgttttttctgtttgtgaacAGACAATAAAGCTACAAGAACCCTCTTAAAGGAAGCTTTTGTGTGCTTCTAAAATGCATTAATCTCTTTGCATATATCTTGTACTCTGGTTTGATGCCACAGTGATTTTTTACAGGGAGTACCAGAGTTAGAGTCTATATGTGCATTTCCATTGTGATCACTACAACATGCTTTCACTGCTGTTGGCTGGAGGATCACTGATCTGCTGTTCCTGCAGAGCTCACACCATGTCTGAATTGCTCTCAGTGCTCTTTTCATGAACTGCCAAAGAGGAACATTTGAGCAAcaattcttacttttgtttGGTAATGCATACAGGCTGCTGTTACCATGGTAATGAAGATCTGGCATGCAAACTGCGAGGAGGATTGTATTGTAGTtatgttttagtcaaatatttttgactgatttattttgagcaatcaaatgaaaaattacTAAAGACGACAAactagaaatatttatttatacatagaTATAAACATAGAGGTGTATTTTTGCTTCCTGAtgtttttgcaactttaaagATGATGGAagttgtgttttgaacatgttcctgtggcatGTGTGAAAGTCATGCAAAgtacttaaaattgtttttcaattGAGCTTTCatttcagtagaaattcacTGCAGGTCCTGCTTCTCTGTCACTGTTTGCAGGTGAAGTGCTGGCAGTGAACATGACCATCTCTGACTCTGTCATCAGAGGATCGGTTGGAGGGGAGGCTCTTCTGTCTGTCCGTTACAGCAGTTTCAGCCTCGACCCACCGGTCATCAAGTGGCAGCTCCAGAGGGAGAAGTCCGTCACGGTGGTCCAGTCTATTGGAACAGACATCATTGGAACCCTGAGGCCGGAGTACCGAGACCGCATCCTGGTGTTTGAGAACGGCTCCTTGCTTCTCCACAACCTCAGACTGTCCGATGATGGAACTTATGATGTGGAGATCTCCATCACAGACGACACCTTCACAGGAGAGGGCACCATCATGCTTTCTGTGGATGGTAGGAAGGAAGGTTTAGtgctcattatttttatttttttagtgtgtgGCCCCAACACAAATCTGGTTCTAACGTTTTAATTAAAGATTATTTGACAAATCCTTTCCTGTTTATACTAGAAAACACTAAGCTGCAAAACTCATAAAGTAAAATTAGCGACTACATAACTATATCAGGATTTTGAGcttaaaatgatctgaaaataGTTACTGACTCTGAACTCTCAGGATTACTCAGATATTACAGACAAGTAACACCTGTTCACCTTCATTTGCCTCAAATCCTgtctcaaagacccactccaatgaaaattgtgttttaaacataatttttaggACATTATTATCATGAcgaatgaagaaaattaagctcaaaatagtatttctgaatatttccttatccaaattgttgtgaaacaggagcagacaaaaagatgcagttgtaaaaagcttgtagctttGACGTAGGTGCTACAGTCGGAGGGGTTGTTAGCTAGCAAGAGGTAGTGTCaacaaaagggatgatgggaaatttggCAAGGCTTACACCTGGCCAACAggcccgcccacaactcagaggtgattttctaataaattactTATACTCTGCAAAaattatgtccaagaaaacaatgcaagttttttcatttttggctaaaactagcaaaatcttaattaaaagacctctgggaacgctttgaaaacagatcaaaagatgatcagagtgggacttttacAGTCCAAACCAATGAATGaagtcagctttttttttattctgaagtcTTACTCAATCACAGagttatttatttgtgtctGTTCTGATTGTAGGCGGGGGAAACAATGTCAGGAATCTTTTGAGTTCGTTGGACATCATCAATCACTTGGATGTGCTGGCATGTTGTGTAACCGTTTGGAGAAAGAATTTCAAACTCTTCAAGAGCGCACGGCTCACGGAGCCCACTTCCAATGCAGCAGATAGAGTTACCACAGTGCTGTTCTGTTTTCATGAGGCTGTGTTCATTTGTCCACAacaggaggagaaagaggaggaaggagTCCGCTTCGTTGTAAAGAAAGAGACGTTTACGACATTACTCCAGCATTTATCTATGATTATATAAATCTATTCTTAGTAAAGAACAACTGATGGGTTTGTTTGAACTCTTAAATCcctcttaaatatatatactaaTATTTATACTTTAATAAGGTTTGCGTTCCCTAAAACCTGCTGACAAACAACTAAGTTACAACTTTAgatttataaatttaaacagTGTTTAGATATTATTGAATGTACAGGAACCAAGTTATCATCTCTAACTTTGTTTGCTGAATTTATCCTCACAATTTCACATAAAAAGCAACCAAAGAATggaaaattacctaaaaaaaaactagtaaaaaacttcagcaataaacagtttttcagcatcacatattaaaaactatagaactgtttcaattaaaacagacaaactgcAAATATATTcaagtttacctttttttaaaaatagttttgtctatatttcttttattcttaaatCAACACCTCCCATGTTAATGCAGTTCTggcttttaaaaatacagttatagCTCTTTCTTTTCTTGATGTATTGGTATTTTTATTAGCAAAGTTTATATGTAACTTTGAAAAATTActtgtaaactttaaaatcagttATGTAACAAAACtttaacccatttttttttttttacaattgattaactttttcatgttataaaaaggggattttttgTGGAGACGGATGATTATGACAATGTaaataaagaagtttaaattaaaaaaacaaacatacattaatatttattataataacaataatcattaatttaaaaatattttaccagAGTTGAATTTCAAGTCCTTcataacataaatatgaaaaagctaataaattaatttagtttatgaaTTCATTCCTTTCAAGGAACCATTTCCAAAAAGTAGTTTAAATGTACTACAACTATACTTAGTCCTCTTatcaaaaagtttaaacatCCCATACTTGCTCTACCTATACTCAAAAATActttacaaaatataatttattaccACTGCTGAGGGAAAACCTTAGTTGTTCTGTTTTGTACACacccaaaaaaatatatatatttgtttgttttcttctcagaGCCCATATCAAAGCCTTCCATCCACACAGAGGCTTTCTCCGTCCTGGAGCTCAGTGAAAATGTGGTCCTCAACTGTTCCCATGACAACGGAACCAGGACAGAATACAGGTGGTCCAAAGGTGGAAAGCCCCTGACAAACGAGAGCCGCTTCCTGCTGTCACCGGATCAGAAGCTGCTGACCATCAAACGGGTGTTGATGGCGGATGATGACATCTACAGCTGCACCGTGGAGAATCCTGTGGGCAGCATGACCAGCCTGCCAGTCAGACTGGCTGTGTACAGTAAGCCACTGTGGTCCACTGCAATTCCACAGTTTAGAAATAATATAAAGATGCAACACTAtaagtagatatatagcattacctgcgatagtgtaaatgtgaatgctgtaagctgaatgttaCCACTGAAATTATGACTTTATAGCTGAAAATTATGaaactgatggctaaaaatgctgaagctgatagcttgccaaaatattagctagatgctaaaactgccaaaaaattagaaaaaacgtctaattttgacaaaatggctatcatgaagctgaaaaataacGTAAATGCGAAATTTccctaaataacttaaaaagttacatttttacaaacagatagcataatgttaaattattagctaaacttcaaatttggctaaaaaactcaaaaagtgtcaaattttttgataaaacagctagcataatgctataatataagctaaactccaagttagaatAAATAACTGCAATAATGTCTAAATAAGTGAGAAATAAAACCTAGCATTTTGcaaaattaaaagctaaattccaaattacccttAAAAACCAAGCAGtagcaaaacatttcaaagtttaATGCTGTCTCTAGCTGAAATTAGACAGACGTTcataagtttcaaagtgcaacttctcattcatttcccaAGGGGCATATTtgctcaaaatttcaaaaactaaaacgtTTATatataccaaaaataaaagctgtaatATCCTGAACAagttgaacgttttgatatcaagattgctgaaagtgtgatttaagTCGATAAAGGTACGgaaaggagaatcactattgtgtcAATGCTTTGTAGCATTCACACAACTATTAATATAACACAGCTGTATATATACACCGCAAGCAgggatttgattttgatttactgtacggttgaaaagctacaaatttagtgtttaggcgtcaccggtgacgttTGAATTTTGGCTTGATTATTCTAGATGTTTGTTTATGCGTTTCATGCTTTGTTGCTGTTTGTGTCCCATCAGAGAGAAGCTCCCTTTACGTCATCCTTTCCACTGGAGGGATCTTCGTCCTCATCACTCTGGTGACGGTGTGTGCCTGCTGGACTCcttccaaaaagtaaaaatccataaaaagttaaattctcTTGAGGAAAAAACATCAGACACTAAACATTTCACAATTTCAGGCCAAGACAACAACGCAAAAAGTCTCAATCAAGAATCTATGACCTCCCCTATCAGAAACCAACAAGTCACCGAGGTAAAGTATaactttttagtttgttttaaattaaaattctgaatgtctaatagggctgccacgattagtcgactaattggcgattaatcgactattaaaatagtctacgactaatttaatagtcgttactttatattatatggagtcagaaagttgtaagttataatggcattctgcaagttttttggactcttttggcatttatgaaggttttttaggctcatttggagtttagctgatatttcggCAACAcaatagctattttggctaatttaggaatttttcagttttttatgataatttggagtttagccaatatttcagctgaatgctatctattttgactaatttaggtttttttcagctttttaggctgatttagcATTCAATCAATATTATAGCTGgcgatcagcttcagtgttttcagctattagcttcagcgatttcagctatcaatttcagcatcttcagctatcagaactagcatcttcagtggccaaattcagcttacagcattcacactagcattatcacaggtaatgctatatatctaatttttaggtAGTTTTAGGCTAATGatagtttgcacatgacccaattagttgactaatcagaaaacaTAATTGGtgatttttcaaatattatttgtggcagcactaatgtctaataaaagaaaaacaatataaaaattgtttaatttattgtacTCTGTCACAGATAAGGGGCACCCAAAAATACCTCAGCACAATGGGATAAAAACAGTGACTTCCCTTTACATCCTTCAGGAAAAGGTATGACatttaaaattctgattttattacttttaagtGTTAAATTGAGTGAGATAACCCAACAAAACACCCTCCTTTTCCCAACCAACATACTTTTATACACTTAATGTCTAAATACTTCAACTTTTAGACACTTGAAGGTCTTTAAATTTAACagcatttaataataaaagcagataatttgcttttttatttagaagaatCACAATTTTTATGGTTTCAAAGCCAAATCAACATCAGTGAGGGACTGTGTGTATTTTATCAGCGGACTTGATTTAGATTTATCTTTCTGTGACAGGAACCCTCATTAGACGGTTCCATCAACAGCATTGAATCTCCTGAGTTTATCAATCCTCCAAGCTACACCACCACTCTGGAGCACTCCCTCCCCAAGTCAGCTGGGCCAGCGTCCTCTAAGTTTACCTGACACCCCAAAcatatgtatttatgtatgaGTACCACAAGTGAGGGGTCTTAACATCTCATCATACTGTTGTCTGTGAAAAGCCCAGTCTTTGAACCATTTTGGGGcatttgtcttgattttttttactgctttagtTTGATCaagctttctgtttttgttgtttttaaataaaatttacttttgaatGTGTTTGCATGGTTTGTCTTGTCTCTTCACATCATGTCATGGTCTTTCAAGGAAattaaaaagtactttaaacaatatttttaagccagaaaaaaagattgtgaCTTTTGAACCAGAAAGAATAAAGGGAAGTGAGAGAACAGATGTCttcaatttaaatatataattaaaattaaataggatatatgtgtttaaatgtttaaaccttTATGTGTGTATTTTCGCTCAtacaacagtttttcttttttattttaggttagCTAGTTATTTGTCATGTTTCCTGGATGGAGACTGTAGATTATATTCATATTCATTTTGGGTTTAATCCTATTTTACGtctattttatattataaattTGAACTAAAttgaatattaaagaaaaataacatataCTGGAAGAGTTTTAGATAATAAGTTTGATagtgaaaactgaaaacaaatctaataataaacagttttataCATTGAAGATGTTCCTAAATATCTTTTTGTTGACACAGGTTTATTACCTATCAGAGAATATGTTAAGGActaaggatttttcttttttattttctttttttatttttttctttacatactCTAATATAATTTAATGTATAGGTCACTTTTATGTTGTGGTATTGAATAACagctgttgctaaaaaaatgttcttgaaacagcctttttaaagcaatttttgcaTCATGATATGACAAAATACATTAGAAATGCGGGTACacctaaaaaatatgaaatgaaaaatacttGTTACTTGATCATTTTCTATAACGTTGATTGGGTAAGGAGGAGGTGCTTAACAACAATTTATAATTTTGATTGGATAAAACTAATAGCACACCAAGTttccaaaatattatttattttttattttgatattattattatgcaaatAGTAGACTTAAACGACACTGACTCaagttttattctaatttaaagGTGAAATAGTAcatacagattttttattataCAGCTAATCTGTTTTTTCTAACTTCCTCTCAAACTTTtacccttttattttgaaggacctAACaggaagttgtgtttttattagtcATGCTAACTATTGCTCGCGTGATTATTTCTCAATTCCAGCGGAAGAGGTTTCCAAATGTTAAAGTAGAAGATGCTGTCCACTCCGTCGgatttttctgagtgttttcGAGAATGGGAGGATTTAGAAAAAGACTTCCATCAAATTCAGGTAAAAACAGTCGATGTTTGTAGCCGAATTTAACCATAAATGTGCCGCGCGGGTAAGCTAACTGTTACTGTAGGTGGGAAGACAGGCTGGCAGGGGTACCCGCCCTCTACagctcaaaataaatgttttgtttttgttaggatgaaaaaaagagtaagaccctcaaaagaaaataaacaaaacatctgAACGATGTAAAACTAGTCTGAAcatcttttgtatttatttctaatcAAATTCACGACATCCTCGATTACAGcctattaaaatattaaaacgttaaactttgattaaaatttaGACATAATTTCGCGATTACTTCTTAATATATCAAGTATTATTTGTCTCCTTAACGAAAGACCTGCggttatgttattttattcgtgttttatttgtacatttttttgcctCTAATCCCTTTGCAGTAGATAgtttgactttcaaaataatgcAACAATTTAAGATGGCTCAATAGTGTATCCGTGTTTGCATCAGTAGTTGAGAGATTTCCAGGTTTTCCTTCTAGAAGATTTCTTCAGAGAAATCGTTGGAGTGAAAAGGTTAGGAGATACTAGAGCCACTGCTGTGGATTCTGATAAAAGATcgtctttaacattttattttgaaatttcaagtgtttacaaagaaaaactccCACTACCACCACGTTTTTAATTCACCGTAATGTATACTTTATATTTGAAAGCTTTactgaacatattttttatcagaCCATAATCTCTGactgtttttggtgattttattaGGAAAAGTAAAGATTTAGGTCTCTAGTTTTAGCTCTTTGTAAGGCCTGATAATCCACACTGGGCTGCTTTAGgccttaaagctgttttttctgtcttatttttgtttctctttaaactactttaaagtttcttaacattttctttcaatttagaacttttttctgGTTGCTTGTTTTAGTTTATGTTCCAAAATCACAAGACTACTGGTCGTTGCAGTTTTATTGGcagcttttcagaataaatgtcaGCACAAATGTGACATTTAGGCATGTGTCCACATGCTTAGCACTTGTATTAATAATTCAAAGgcattttgtttgttcttctAATTATATCTATGCATTTCTAAGTTACCTGGAAACTTATTGGCACACCACAGTTGTACTGATTGTATTTCTTACCTACAGGATGCCCATCGTTTATATAAACAGAAGCTTGAAGAAGTTACCAAATTACAGGATAGCTGCTCTGGAGCTATTGCACGACAGAGGAAGAAACTAAAAGAGCTCACTTCATCTTTGGAAGAGTAAGTATACCATAGAGTAATGTAGGACGTGATGTGTTTACCCTTTTAGTTTACAATTTTATGCAACTTATAAGCCACTTGGGTCAAAAGTTTACTTTCTAATCTGAAGTAAATGTGCTCCCTGTTAAAATTTGAGGCTTATATTGATTGTCAGgtgttgaaaacaaaataaactttgtgtTCTGAACTCAAATAAGAACCAGATTTCTTGTTAGAATTGTGTTTCTGGTGGTAAATTCAAATCTGCCTCTTTAGAGTCTTACAAGgccagagctttttttttttagattagatttCAGATGCCTAACAGGTCAGAGTTGCTAATGATGTTTATTCATGGAATACAGAactaataatgtttttattcacagaaTAACTAaatcttaaacattttaagttcatACTTTATGATTCTTTACAAGATAATCTTattaatcttcaaaaaaaaggCACAAGCGTAATAACATATAGTGCTAATATTAATTATAagctaataaatgttttagtagtTTTATTACCAAAATAAGGGTAGCATAATGGGAGCATTTCAAATGGACATATATGTTgcagtttttgtactttttaaaggtttataaTGTTATGTTATGTTGTCAAATTTAAgtcttttgtaaataattaaagcaTGACATGATACTGATATTTTAGGTATTTGATAAAAGTTTTTGATAATTGACcaaagatatatttttgtttttgttttcttctcttccataaataaaatgattgagtTTCTCTTAATAAAACCTGTAAAGAATTTATATAGTTTTGAaccatttaacaaaataatcagtTGTAATATTGTGAAAgtgtatttgcattttttattatgtttttatttacttttttatcccTAAAACTagatgcaaacaaaacaattcaACGCCAACAATAAGCTCAGAGACGGAGAACTCCATCGCTGAAATAGAGGACTCCATTAAAGACAGGGCTGATGCCTTCTTTGAGATGGAGGCTTTCCTGCCAAAGAAAAACGGGTACATTTCctgtcacaataaaagcatgaagTGAATGGATTTTTTTGAACATTGTGATTAACTCtcgtttttctgtttcagactCTATCTCACTCTTGTTTTAGGAAATGTCAATGTTACCCTTCTCAACAAACAAGCAAAGTAAGTTGTTTTGTTGGTAGCAAATAAACCTTCTATCAGTTTCGCTGCATCAGTCCGgctttaatattctttttttcctttaacagaTTTGCCTACAAGGATGAGTATGAGAAGTTCAAACTGGTCCTCACAGTCATCCTCTTCATGTTCTCCTTCACATGTCGCTTTTTGCTGAGTTACAGGTGAGTTATTCTAGCAATTTTGCTTACTGATAGTTTATTTTATCTCtgtttacttcagtttttttttaaataatgtagtatatatatattcttattttgcttttctgttgatgatagagataaaaaaaaaaacttatgtaAAGTTTTGGTCTAGACAGATTCATATTaaacatattgaaaattctCCATTAGCACAGTCATTTAATGTcatctaaaatatttattattttcttagaGTTCTGGACGCGCTGTTCAACTTCCTGTTGGTGTGGTATTACTGCACGCTAACCATTCGGGAGAGCATCCTCATCAGTAACGGCTCACGGTTTGCTCATCTTCAGCGGATTCtactttatttcacattttgtggGCCTGCTTTtccttacctttttttttccaggatcaAAGGTTGGTGGGTTTTCCATCACTACGTGTCGACTTTCTTGTCAGGAGTCATGCTCACCTGGTGAGTTGATGACCACATTTTGAAAACACTTagaaattagcatgaaaaacctttgttttcaactttctgtcatttttgtctGCAGGCCTGAAGGAACTCTTTACCAGATGTTTAGAAATCAATTCCTCAGCTACAATTTATACCAAAGTAAGAGTC includes these proteins:
- the hepacamb gene encoding hepatic and glial cell adhesion molecule b isoform X1 is translated as MQAEKNFSPKPKENCLILSFICFGFLHSGEVLAVNMTISDSVIRGSVGGEALLSVRYSSFSLDPPVIKWQLQREKSVTVVQSIGTDIIGTLRPEYRDRILVFENGSLLLHNLRLSDDGTYDVEISITDDTFTGEGTIMLSVDEPISKPSIHTEAFSVLELSENVVLNCSHDNGTRTEYRWSKGGKPLTNESRFLLSPDQKLLTIKRVLMADDDIYSCTVENPVGSMTSLPVRLAVYKRSSLYVILSTGGIFVLITLVTVCACWTPSKKPRQQRKKSQSRIYDLPYQKPTSHRDKGHPKIPQHNGIKTVTSLYILQEKEPSLDGSINSIESPEFINPPSYTTTLEHSLPKSAGPASSKFT
- the hepacamb gene encoding hepatic and glial cell adhesion molecule b isoform X2, with protein sequence MQAEKNFSPKPKENCLILSFICFGFLHSGEVLAVNMTISDSVIRGSVGGEALLSVRYSSFSLDPPVIKWQLQREKSVTVVQSIGTDIIGTLRPEYRDRILVFENGSLLLHNLRLSDDGTYDVEISITDDTFTGEGTIMLSVDEPISKPSIHTEAFSVLELSENVVLNCSHDNGTRTEYRWSKGGKPLTNESRFLLSPDQKLLTIKRVLMADDDIYSCTVENPVGSMTSLPVRLAVYKRSSLYVILSTGGIFVLITLVTVCACWTPSKKPRQQRKKSQSRIYDLPYQKPTSHRGTLIRRFHQQH
- the tmem120a gene encoding ion channel TACAN isoform X1; translation: MLSTPSDFSECFREWEDLEKDFHQIQDAHRLYKQKLEEVTKLQDSCSGAIARQRKKLKELTSSLEECKQNNSTPTISSETENSIAEIEDSIKDRADAFFEMEAFLPKKNGLYLTLVLGNVNVTLLNKQAKFAYKDEYEKFKLVLTVILFMFSFTCRFLLSYRVLDALFNFLLVWYYCTLTIRESILISNGSRIKGWWVFHHYVSTFLSGVMLTWPEGTLYQMFRNQFLSYNLYQSFVQFLQYYYQSGCLYRLRALGERHNMDLTVEGFQSWMWRGLTFLLPFLFFGHFWQLYNSMTLFKMFQLPECKEWQVLMCGCSYMVLFMGNFFTTLGVVYQKYMNNQDKSKSI
- the tmem120a gene encoding ion channel TACAN isoform X2 produces the protein MLSTPSDFSECFREWEDLEKDFHQIQDAHRLYKQKLEEVTKLQDSCSGAIARQRKKLKELTSSLEECKQNNSTPTISSETENSIAEIEDSIKDRADAFFEMEAFLPKKNGLYLTLVLGNVNVTLLNKQAKFAYKDEVLDALFNFLLVWYYCTLTIRESILISNGSRIKGWWVFHHYVSTFLSGVMLTWPEGTLYQMFRNQFLSYNLYQSFVQFLQYYYQSGCLYRLRALGERHNMDLTVEGFQSWMWRGLTFLLPFLFFGHFWQLYNSMTLFKMFQLPECKEWQVLMCGCSYMVLFMGNFFTTLGVVYQKYMNNQDKSKSI